The proteins below come from a single Prosthecobacter sp. SYSU 5D2 genomic window:
- a CDS encoding protein kinase produces MPETPPDELPPTVPETQGGSSFPSLEELGALLPQYLFQQVIGIGGMGAVYLAHQPHLDRFVALKVLPVEAAQNPEDAVRFNTEARAMARLSHPHIVAVFDFGQTSAGHLYLAMEYVEGADLHRRTLAGEVTPERARSVIAQLCEALQYAHEHGVIHRDIKPANILITPDWQVKVVDFGLARDMTQELNPDESEYGTPDYTAPERLIVGAPVDHRADIYSLGVVIHEILTGKTPLAAGATAGQGLPDGFAGVLSKCLMHDPARRFQKASEVRAALLSATASSKKKASDSAPKSPTKNRYPLSHRPLQPQGATRAHRSAWLGNTAWALACVVALSGLGYLVWRDHYQTAPGSSQLQVTTAATVAAATLQTPAAQPAISTETSANIPAPEPVNAQPPTMNKAIPTALALVAASATTALSVDYQSQVRPIFKAKCFECHSEEAGKEKGKVALDTEEKLKATIGPGQHIIPGEPQKSTMLILCKLPDNDEEVMPPKGKNRLTPAELTLLETWIKEGALLTGGSAAPAAPAMAPATAAAPTSWTSNDGKTIEAAFVALNGDQITLRLTNGTEYTFPLSRLSPESQTQAKTAAGQ; encoded by the coding sequence GTGCTCTGCTGCCGCAGTACCTGTTTCAGCAGGTCATCGGCATCGGCGGCATGGGAGCCGTTTATCTCGCGCACCAGCCGCATCTGGACCGCTTTGTGGCGCTCAAAGTGCTGCCGGTGGAGGCCGCGCAGAACCCGGAGGATGCCGTCCGCTTCAACACGGAAGCCCGTGCCATGGCCCGGCTTTCGCATCCGCACATCGTCGCGGTTTTTGACTTCGGCCAGACCTCCGCCGGGCACCTTTACCTGGCCATGGAATACGTAGAAGGGGCAGACCTTCATCGTCGCACCCTCGCCGGAGAGGTCACGCCGGAGCGCGCCCGCTCCGTCATTGCGCAGCTTTGTGAGGCGCTCCAGTACGCCCATGAGCATGGCGTCATCCATCGCGACATCAAGCCCGCCAACATCCTCATCACGCCTGACTGGCAGGTGAAGGTGGTGGACTTCGGCCTCGCCCGCGACATGACCCAGGAGCTGAATCCTGACGAGTCCGAATACGGCACGCCGGACTACACCGCGCCGGAGCGGCTCATCGTGGGCGCGCCCGTGGACCACCGCGCGGACATCTATTCCCTCGGCGTCGTCATTCATGAAATCCTCACCGGCAAGACACCGCTGGCCGCCGGAGCGACCGCTGGCCAGGGCCTGCCGGATGGCTTCGCCGGCGTGCTCTCCAAATGCCTGATGCATGATCCTGCCCGCCGCTTTCAGAAAGCCAGCGAGGTGCGCGCCGCCCTGCTCTCCGCCACCGCCAGTTCAAAAAAGAAAGCCAGCGATTCAGCGCCCAAATCACCCACGAAAAACCGCTACCCATTGTCGCACCGGCCTTTGCAGCCGCAGGGGGCCACCAGAGCGCACCGCTCCGCCTGGCTGGGCAATACCGCCTGGGCCCTGGCCTGTGTCGTCGCCCTCAGCGGTCTCGGTTATCTGGTCTGGCGGGATCATTATCAAACCGCGCCCGGATCCTCCCAGCTCCAGGTCACCACGGCCGCCACCGTCGCTGCCGCCACCCTCCAGACCCCGGCTGCGCAGCCCGCCATTTCGACGGAGACTTCTGCTAACATTCCCGCGCCGGAGCCCGTTAATGCCCAGCCACCCACCATGAACAAAGCCATCCCGACCGCCCTTGCCCTCGTCGCCGCCTCCGCCACCACCGCCCTCAGCGTGGATTATCAGAGCCAGGTGCGGCCCATCTTCAAAGCCAAGTGCTTCGAGTGCCACAGCGAGGAAGCCGGCAAGGAAAAAGGCAAGGTCGCGCTGGATACCGAAGAGAAGCTCAAAGCCACCATCGGCCCCGGCCAGCACATCATTCCTGGCGAGCCTCAAAAGAGCACCATGCTCATCCTCTGCAAGCTGCCGGACAATGACGAAGAAGTCATGCCGCCGAAAGGCAAAAACCGCCTCACTCCGGCCGAGCTGACCCTCCTGGAGACCTGGATTAAAGAGGGCGCCCTCCTTACCGGCGGCTCCGCCGCACCCGCCGCTCCCGCCATGGCACCCGCCACCGCCGCCGCGCCCACCTCCTGGACCAGCAACGATGGCAAGACCATCGAGGCCGCCTTCGTAGCGCTTAACGGCGACCAAATCACCCTCCGCCTCACCAACGGTACCGAATACACCTTCCCCCTCAGTCGCCTCTCCCCTGAGAGCCAGACCCAGGCCAAAACCGCCGCCGGACAGTGA